In Labrus mixtus chromosome 13, fLabMix1.1, whole genome shotgun sequence, a single genomic region encodes these proteins:
- the LOC132987337 gene encoding activin receptor type-1-like, with amino-acid sequence MMVRGLSLLVLIALVVPCSSLDGDVGARNVECLCDGESCSSGGRCVGRQCFASLSIQNGTTVLQKGCVLAGEEGSQHCRSLSTPELVVECCSGDLCNMNISLQSQVKATEPSAGRPVLREQECVCEGGVCERDRRCMGQHCFSSLKMIDGVAIQQKGCLRDNEEDRATCATPPSSARVVKCCQGHLCNMNVTVQAPGKEGKPLIKEEHQCVCEGSSCVTGRRCMGHQCFSSLTVSGGSLVYQKGCFKVYEQSTLTCKTPPSREQIVECCHGHLCNMNSTVQLPVKAEELSNYSVTTLALVIVGPIIVLVILSAVAILVFRRIHTNQMERLTSRDAEYGTIDGLIASNVGESTLADLLDHSCTSGSGSGLPFLVQRTVARQITLNECVGKGRYGEVWRGQWQGESVAVKIFSSRDEKSWFRETEIYNSVLLRHENILGFIASDMTSRNSSTQLWLITHFHEMGSLYDYLQLSTLDASGCLRMALSIASGVAHLHVEIFGTQGKPAIAHRDLKSKNILVKKNGQCCIADLGLAVMHFQDTNELDVGNNPKVGTKRYMAPEVLDDSIQMDCFESFKRVDIWALGLVLWEIARRTVSNGIVEDYKPPFHDVVPTDPSFEDMKKVVCVDQQRPNIPNRWFSDPTLTSMAKLMKECWYQNPSARLTALRIKKTLTKIDNSLDKIKTDI; translated from the exons ATGATGGTCAGGGGTTTGTCTCTTTTGGTTCTGATCGCCCTGGTCGTTCCCTGCTCGAGCTTGGATG gggATGTTGGTGCGAGAAACgttgaatgtttgtgtgacgGAGAGTCCTGCAGCAGTGGGGGCCGATGTGTCGGCCGGCAGTGCTTCGCCTCCCTATCCATACAGAACGGGACGACTGTTCTCCAAAAGGGCTGTGTTCTGGCTGGTGAGGAAGGGTCCCAACACTGCAGAAGCCTGTCAAcgcctgagctggtggtggagtGCTGCTCTGGGGATTTGTGTAACATGAACATCTCCTTGCAGTCACAGGTTAAAG CTACAGAACCGTCTGCTGGCAGACCGGTCCTCAgggagcaggagtgtgtgtgcgaAGGCGGCGTGTGCGAGCGTGACCGCCGCTGCATGGGCCAGCACTGTTTCTCCTCCCTGAAGATGATTGATGGGGTGGCCATCCAACAGAAGGGCTGCCTGAGGGACAACGAGGAGGACAGAGCCACCTGTGCCACGCCGCCCTCGTCGGCCCGCGTCGTCAAGTGCTGCCAGGGCCATCTGTGTAACATGAACGTCACTGTGCAAGCTCCGGGGAAAG AGGGAAAGCCCCTGATCAAAGAggagcatcagtgtgtgtgtgagggcagCTCGTGTGTAACAGGGAGGCGCTGCATGGGCCACCAGTGTTTCTCTTCCCTGACGGTCAGCGGCGGCTCCCTGGTGTACCAGAAAGGCTGCTTCAAGGTCTACGAGCAGAGCACGTTGACCTGCAAGACCCCACCTTCCAGAGAGCAGATTGTGGAGTGCTGCCACGGGCATCTGTGCAACATGAACAGCACTGTGCAGCTTCCTGTCAAAG CTGAGGAGCTATCAAACTACAGCGTGACCACACTGGCTTTAGTCATCGTGGGACCCATCATCGTCCTCGTTATTCTCTCTGCCGTTGCCATTCTGGTGTTCAGACGCATCCACACCAACCAAATGGAGAGACTGACATCACGAGATGCAGAATATGGAACTATTGACGGCCTGATAGCGTCCAACGTGGGGGAGAGCACTCTGGCG GATCTGCTGGATCATTCCTGCACTTCAGGGAGTGGCTCTGGACTCCCTTTCCTTGTTCAAAGAACCGTTGCACGACAAATCACACTCAATGAGTGTGTGG GTAAGGGCCGTTACGGTGAAGTGTGGAGGGGCCAGTGGCAGGGAGAGAGCGTTGCAGTCAAAATCTTCTCCTCCAGAGACGAGAAGTCCTGGTTCAGAGAGACCGAGATCTACAATTCAGTGCTGCTGAGACACGAGAACATCCTGG GCTTCATAGCTTCAGACATGACCTCGAGGAACTCCAGCACTCAGCTGTGGTTGATCACACACTTCCATGAGATGGGCTCTTTGTACGACTATCTCCAGCTCAGCACCCTCGATGCGTCCGGCTGCCTCCGCATGGCGCTCTCCATCGCGAGCGGGGTGGCACATCTCCATGTCGAGATCTTTGGCACTCAGGGCAAACCGGCCATCGCCCACCGTGACCTCAAGAGCAAAAACATACTGGTTAAAAAGAACGGACAGTGCTGCATCGCTGACCTAG GTCTGGCGGTCATGCATTTCCAAGACACCAACGAGTTAGATGTGGGGAACAATCCTAAAGTGGGCACAAAGCGCTACATGGCCCCAGAAGTGCTTGACGACTCCATCCAGATGGACTGTTTCGAGTCCTTCAAGAGAGTGGACATTTGGGCTCTGGGCCTCGTCCTGTGGGAGATCGCCCGGAGGACGGTCAGCAACG GCATTGTAGAAGACTACAAGCCACCCTTTCATGACGTGGTCCCGACTGATCCCAGCTTTGAGGACATGAAgaaggttgtgtgtgttgatcaGCAGAGGCCAAACATACCCAACAGATGGTTTTCAGACCCA actttaacCTCCATGGCTAAACTCATGAAGGAGTGCTGGTACCAGAATCCATCGGCCAGATTAACTGCGTTACGCATCAAAAAGACTCTCACAAAGATCGACAACTCTCTggacaaaatcaaaacagacatttga